From Desulfurobacterium pacificum, a single genomic window includes:
- a CDS encoding SAM hydrolase/SAM-dependent halogenase family protein: MEKIVALVSDYGLKDHYVGTVHAVIKSTDPEIQIIDITHNVRPFDVVDGAVKLKWSYKYFPLGTVFLALVDPDPNAEPVIVSTERYFVVCPNNGIVSLMAEEEPIESVYLITADHYFLEGKGNFRGRNQLAPIAAELSRLQNPSHFGEKVEKNRLKLFKLPPNVRVSDNVVETIVLDVDSFGNVVLNLPVDKPVRSVEINGKRIEKFLSSFSGVQKGELFISINPEGYLQIVAYMTSAAALLGVKRGQKVRVEF, from the coding sequence ATGGAAAAAATAGTAGCTCTTGTATCCGATTACGGTTTAAAAGACCACTACGTTGGAACTGTTCACGCTGTTATTAAAAGTACCGACCCGGAGATTCAAATCATTGACATAACCCATAACGTTCGCCCTTTTGACGTTGTTGATGGAGCTGTAAAGCTGAAGTGGTCTTACAAATATTTTCCTTTAGGAACAGTATTTTTAGCGTTAGTTGACCCTGACCCTAATGCTGAACCTGTTATCGTTTCTACTGAAAGGTACTTTGTCGTTTGCCCAAACAACGGAATAGTAAGTTTGATGGCAGAAGAAGAACCTATTGAGAGCGTTTACCTTATAACTGCAGACCATTACTTTTTGGAAGGAAAAGGAAACTTTAGGGGAAGAAATCAGCTTGCACCTATAGCAGCAGAGCTTTCAAGGTTGCAAAATCCGTCTCACTTTGGCGAAAAGGTGGAGAAAAACCGCTTAAAGCTGTTTAAGCTTCCTCCTAACGTTAGAGTTTCAGATAACGTTGTAGAAACGATTGTTCTTGACGTTGATTCCTTCGGCAACGTTGTTCTAAACCTGCCTGTTGACAAACCTGTAAGGTCTGTGGAGATAAACGGTAAGAGAATTGAAAAGTTCTTGTCTTCATTTTCTGGAGTTCAAAAGGGAGAGTTGTTTATTTCTATTAATCCTGAAGGGTATCTGCAAATAGTTGCTTACATGACAAGCGCAGCTGCTCTTTTAGGCGTTAAGAGAGGACAAAAAGTGAGAGTGGAGTTTTAA
- a CDS encoding lysophospholipid acyltransferase family protein, producing the protein MRIDKERLLAFLLKGWVRTLRIDVEFLSPIQFPSIFAFWHGRMFVLPFVFERYAEKVNVLISRHRDGEFAAKLIEAIGFKTVRGSTGKGKGGERAFLEMVKILSRGEAVAITPDGPKGPAEKVKKGIVKLSMKTGVPVYPISFSAKPCYRFNSWDSFMLPLPFSRCVVRVGKPVYPAQLSEDELKERIELELKKLTDLCDEEAGWKK; encoded by the coding sequence TTGAGAATAGATAAAGAACGTTTACTTGCATTTCTTCTTAAAGGTTGGGTGAGAACTCTGCGGATTGATGTAGAGTTTCTGTCTCCTATACAGTTTCCTTCCATATTTGCTTTCTGGCATGGGAGGATGTTCGTCCTTCCTTTTGTTTTTGAACGCTACGCTGAAAAGGTGAACGTTCTAATCAGCAGGCATAGGGACGGTGAGTTTGCAGCTAAGTTGATAGAAGCAATAGGGTTTAAAACCGTAAGGGGTTCTACAGGAAAGGGGAAAGGTGGAGAAAGAGCGTTTCTTGAAATGGTAAAAATTCTTTCAAGAGGAGAGGCTGTAGCCATTACTCCTGATGGACCGAAAGGACCTGCTGAAAAGGTAAAGAAAGGGATAGTAAAACTATCTATGAAGACAGGCGTTCCCGTATATCCGATAAGCTTTTCGGCAAAACCCTGTTATCGTTTTAACTCGTGGGATAGTTTTATGTTGCCTCTGCCTTTTTCAAGATGTGTAGTAAGGGTTGGGAAACCTGTATATCCGGCGCAACTTTCAGAAGATGAACTCAAAGAAAGGATAGAATTAGAATTGAAGAAGCTAACCGATTTGTGCGATGAGGAGGCGGGATGGAAAAAATAG
- a CDS encoding TonB family protein — translation MEDRKVTFFSSLASVFIHAVIFSIPVFSGVIFSKTYKLVETVPLTFDTAVDANLIGERAVKGSKEESSPSDKSFVPDGKSSKKATKFNAKVSSNQNKGNDNNRFSDRGIVLSNRFVEVRKEQGNGKLSLVFSNNAKKNGKEKVPAVKMSRVVPYLLRVRDKILSNWQPPYTEEKSKEIVTIYLTIASNGKVEEINVEKLSSSVPFNRSAITAIYDSEPFPPFPKSMKGISEVRVKVNFENR, via the coding sequence ATGGAAGATAGAAAGGTTACCTTTTTCTCCTCGTTAGCTTCGGTGTTTATTCACGCAGTTATCTTTTCCATTCCCGTTTTTTCAGGAGTAATTTTTTCAAAGACTTACAAGTTGGTGGAAACAGTACCTTTAACTTTTGATACTGCAGTTGATGCAAATCTGATAGGTGAAAGGGCAGTTAAAGGAAGTAAGGAAGAGTCTTCTCCTTCCGATAAAAGTTTCGTTCCTGACGGTAAAAGTTCAAAAAAGGCTACAAAGTTTAACGCCAAGGTCTCTTCTAACCAGAATAAGGGAAACGACAACAACCGTTTTTCTGACAGAGGAATAGTTCTAAGCAACAGGTTTGTTGAAGTTAGAAAGGAGCAAGGTAACGGGAAACTTTCTCTTGTCTTTTCAAACAACGCCAAAAAAAACGGGAAAGAAAAAGTTCCAGCCGTTAAAATGAGTAGGGTTGTTCCTTACCTGTTAAGAGTTAGAGATAAAATTCTCTCAAATTGGCAGCCGCCGTACACAGAAGAAAAGAGCAAGGAAATAGTAACCATTTACCTTACCATAGCGAGTAATGGAAAGGTGGAGGAGATAAACGTTGAAAAACTTTCTTCCAGTGTACCGTTTAATCGTTCAGCAATAACGGCTATTTACGATTCTGAGCCTTTTCCTCCTTTTCCTAAAAGTATGAAAGGTATATCGGAAGTAAGGGTGAAGGTGAACTTTGAGAATAGATAA
- a CDS encoding APC family permease, producing MKKEGKLTLLQAIAMAVGTMIGASIFSIFGYGVKIAGTGLPFAFFLSGIYALMVAYSYAYFGKNFVSNAGPIAFIEKGFGDSPIVGALSILMWMSFVVSISLFAISFSGYFIPLVHLNNSFHPVVEVLIIALFGALNYSGGSRLIGRLEFWIVLFKLLVLLTFVAAAFYAFHPEYLKFNTSPQFIKGILTASVVFFLSYMGFGIVTNDSENIENPQLNVPRAIYISIFIVMAVYVAVSLAALGSLPAEELVKYRENALAVAAQPVLGNFGYFLLSIGALASITSALNATLYSGANAAYALMKKGYIPHPEMQRRREWMGEHFGLYLTCTLALLFTLLFNVTSVASIISIITTVIYIGVIVSHLRLADRIGGRKGIIFFNLIVITFVAFQIILFQLRTNKLTFIVTVLVFLVSYLLEKFYYGKRREIRLLTPKG from the coding sequence ATGAAAAAGGAAGGTAAACTTACGCTATTGCAGGCTATAGCTATGGCTGTAGGAACGATGATAGGTGCCAGTATATTCTCCATATTTGGCTACGGCGTAAAAATAGCAGGAACCGGACTTCCTTTTGCGTTTTTCTTAAGCGGTATTTACGCTTTAATGGTAGCCTATTCCTACGCCTACTTTGGAAAAAATTTCGTTTCAAACGCAGGACCGATTGCTTTTATAGAGAAGGGATTTGGGGATAGCCCCATTGTCGGTGCGTTAAGTATTTTGATGTGGATGAGTTTTGTTGTTTCAATCTCTCTGTTCGCTATAAGTTTTTCAGGTTATTTTATTCCCCTTGTTCACCTTAACAACAGTTTTCATCCCGTTGTTGAAGTTTTGATAATTGCTCTATTCGGAGCGCTTAACTATTCTGGAGGTAGCAGACTTATTGGTAGATTAGAGTTTTGGATAGTTCTCTTTAAACTCTTGGTGCTTTTAACCTTTGTAGCTGCTGCTTTTTATGCGTTCCATCCCGAATATCTCAAGTTTAATACGTCTCCGCAGTTTATAAAAGGGATACTGACTGCATCGGTTGTTTTCTTCCTATCCTACATGGGATTTGGCATTGTAACCAACGATAGCGAAAATATAGAAAATCCCCAACTCAACGTCCCAAGAGCTATCTATATAAGTATTTTCATCGTTATGGCTGTTTACGTTGCAGTTTCATTGGCTGCTTTAGGTTCTCTGCCAGCTGAAGAATTGGTGAAATACAGAGAAAACGCCCTTGCCGTTGCTGCGCAACCTGTTTTAGGTAATTTCGGTTACTTTCTACTTTCCATAGGTGCCCTTGCAAGTATTACTTCTGCCCTTAACGCCACGCTCTACAGCGGTGCAAACGCAGCCTATGCTCTTATGAAAAAAGGTTACATTCCTCATCCTGAAATGCAGAGGAGAAGAGAGTGGATGGGAGAACACTTTGGACTTTACCTTACCTGCACTCTTGCGCTTTTATTTACGCTCCTGTTTAACGTCACTTCAGTTGCTTCTATCATAAGCATAATAACCACCGTTATCTATATAGGTGTTATAGTATCCCACCTTAGGCTTGCCGATAGGATAGGCGGCAGGAAGGGGATAATATTCTTTAACTTGATAGTTATAACTTTTGTAGCTTTCCAGATTATTCTCTTTCAGCTAAGAACGAACAAACTTACGTTTATCGTCACCGTTTTAGTGTTTTTGGTTTCCTATCTTCTTGAAAAGTTTTACTACGGTAAAAGGCGGGAAATAAGACTCTTGACCCCAAAAGGTTGA
- the atpC gene encoding ATP synthase F1 subunit epsilon, with amino-acid sequence MAATKGIPAEMKLLLASATGKHYEIDAKEVYVETDDGDLGILPGHQPEFYSVGAGYVKCRSAEGEEITKLVFNGFVQVEPDVVRIGVQEIYEPGEVDTAAVEAEIGKLKEELASLTEEEEEAKAKIEREIKMRETLIKKAR; translated from the coding sequence ATGGCTGCTACAAAGGGAATTCCAGCAGAGATGAAGTTGCTCCTCGCTTCCGCTACGGGGAAGCATTACGAGATAGATGCAAAAGAAGTTTACGTTGAAACTGACGACGGTGACTTGGGCATCCTACCAGGTCACCAGCCTGAGTTCTACTCCGTTGGTGCTGGTTACGTTAAATGTAGAAGTGCTGAAGGAGAGGAGATAACGAAGTTGGTGTTCAACGGATTCGTTCAGGTAGAACCAGATGTTGTAAGGATAGGTGTTCAGGAAATTTACGAACCCGGAGAAGTTGATACTGCTGCAGTTGAAGCGGAGATAGGAAAATTGAAAGAAGAGCTTGCTTCTCTTACTGAGGAGGAAGAGGAAGCTAAGGCTAAAATAGAAAGAGAAATTAAAATGAGGGAAACTCTCATAAAGAAGGCTCGTTAG
- the atpD gene encoding F0F1 ATP synthase subunit beta, translating to MAEHKGKIVQIVGPVIDVEFPDGHLPKIYHALRVPNVKTITWDGKVTTGDLMLEVHQQLGENRVRCVAFGATEGLKRGMEVIDTGDYLKVPVGHATRGRIFNVVGQPIDEQGPVEAEEYWPIHRPTPPLTEQKSTAEIFETGIKVIDLLEPYAKGGKTGLFGGAGVGKTVLLMELIHNVAMKHGGFSVFAGVGERTREGTDLWLEMKESGVLDNTVLVYGQMNEPPGNRWRVAMTGVTMAEYFRDVEGRDVLFFVDNMFRFIQAGAEVSALLGRIPSEVGYQPTLATEVGAIQERITSTTKGSITSVQAIYVPADDFTDPAPFTLFAHLDATTVLSRSLAEQGIYPAVDPLESTSRMLDPNIVGERHYRVAREVQRYLQRYKELLEIIAILGMEELSEEDKLVVHRARRIQLFLTQPFHVAEVFTGMPGRYVTIEETIEGFEKIVNGELDHLPENAFYMVGNIDEAIEKGEKLMKEAEAKK from the coding sequence ATGGCGGAACATAAAGGTAAGATAGTTCAAATTGTAGGACCTGTTATAGACGTTGAGTTTCCTGATGGACATCTTCCAAAAATTTACCACGCTTTGAGAGTCCCCAACGTTAAGACTATTACGTGGGACGGTAAAGTTACTACTGGCGACCTTATGCTTGAAGTTCACCAACAGCTTGGTGAAAATAGGGTAAGATGCGTTGCTTTTGGTGCTACAGAAGGCTTAAAGAGAGGAATGGAAGTAATAGATACAGGTGATTACCTTAAAGTTCCTGTTGGTCACGCTACAAGAGGAAGAATTTTCAACGTTGTGGGACAACCTATTGATGAACAGGGACCGGTTGAAGCTGAAGAATACTGGCCTATTCACAGACCAACTCCACCTCTTACAGAGCAGAAATCTACAGCAGAAATTTTTGAAACGGGAATTAAGGTTATTGACCTTCTTGAACCGTATGCCAAAGGTGGAAAGACAGGACTGTTCGGTGGTGCTGGAGTTGGTAAGACCGTTCTTCTTATGGAGCTTATCCATAACGTTGCAATGAAGCACGGTGGTTTCTCTGTATTTGCTGGCGTTGGTGAGAGAACAAGAGAAGGAACAGACCTCTGGCTTGAAATGAAAGAGTCCGGCGTTCTTGACAATACAGTTCTTGTTTACGGTCAGATGAACGAGCCTCCTGGTAACAGATGGCGTGTTGCAATGACCGGTGTTACAATGGCTGAATACTTTAGGGATGTAGAAGGAAGAGACGTTCTCTTCTTCGTTGACAACATGTTCAGGTTTATTCAGGCTGGTGCAGAAGTTTCCGCTCTTTTAGGTAGAATTCCTTCTGAGGTTGGTTATCAGCCAACGCTTGCAACAGAAGTAGGTGCTATTCAGGAGCGTATTACTTCTACGACAAAGGGTTCTATTACGTCTGTTCAGGCTATTTACGTTCCTGCTGACGACTTTACAGACCCAGCTCCGTTTACGTTGTTTGCTCACCTTGACGCAACAACAGTTCTTTCCCGTTCATTGGCTGAGCAAGGTATTTATCCAGCTGTTGACCCTCTTGAATCTACATCTCGTATGCTTGACCCTAACATTGTTGGTGAAAGACACTACCGCGTAGCAAGAGAAGTTCAAAGATATCTCCAGCGTTATAAAGAACTCCTTGAAATTATTGCAATCTTGGGTATGGAAGAGCTTTCCGAAGAGGACAAGCTTGTAGTTCACAGAGCAAGAAGAATTCAGCTCTTCCTCACTCAGCCGTTCCACGTTGCTGAGGTCTTTACAGGTATGCCTGGACGTTACGTAACGATAGAGGAAACAATTGAAGGTTTTGAAAAGATAGTAAACGGTGAGCTTGACCACCTTCCTGAAAACGCTTTCTACATGGTTGGTAATATAGATGAGGCTATTGAAAAAGGTGAAAAGCTTATGAAGGAAGCAGAAGCTAAGAAATAA